The proteins below are encoded in one region of Chelonia mydas isolate rCheMyd1 chromosome 11, rCheMyd1.pri.v2, whole genome shotgun sequence:
- the MAP3K19 gene encoding mitogen-activated protein kinase kinase kinase 19 isoform X2, translated as MDNYYKCSGDLKEQASEVKLKCSEADVSIKTEQADFEKYQLSITFENSDIVNTASVFDDSHAYFNSSEVTNTKENCEIFAGQCPASSNADSVRAGNRKRDLAPRSAIRTYLEEVDVSGEIPAHSWCADVDTVNAVLENHGLDSSCKNEVVESYRMLEDKSVTKIIPHFSAGKTENSVSPVVFGTTEKVAISEATETKINKLVPLVHITLSEHEPPRTPQVAKCPTRKKDVIRSMPPDVSYSFNILAYKENDNKIKTNRNKSASKTKMSSKVPQDFSVSDESSTKCNTHNTNLKNQIFPSVGLSHVESEASSKLHKKRPQMKNYHVLQSAQKSKKQIFPYICKSSSSLKKHVTPLSVPRTQPASDFLNLKYSDMFKEINSNDKGPGIYEMFGTPVYSQVRGLGQHESRFYREVCFAPPGRYTANKRKSNCTNERDSSRIRSTQKRTHSKPKNTIAIKQKHKDLTPKDRSSELRDSNTELDDVVIISGPDWQIKTSRSMPLFDEDEGQQFLFLEEFSQFTKQNEIILNSNLSTIKEVPLEQSSDNRDVANNQILATNVHNFWQVDDKHHSECVALVSSLLTTDQNNKCVVKGRVDMDDSMNLEANQNFCKSIDKYEALFALSFPDRADCASSQRKLDQSWTHMSENSNSENASTQKPTNQTLNAVSPVFQTYQNILDCADNEELTDELLCCLAAELLALDEKDTASSRIPTKNTGSKTQNVFANEERGSVNEDDKVVAIAEEQSYSKAFLAPKRESDLLNFNESTAFPESSLGHKDPITWTRGEILGKGAYGTVYCGLTSQGQLIAVKQVALDTSDKVTTEKEYQKLQEEVDLLKTLKHINIVTYLGTCLKDNIVSIFMEFVPGGSISSIINRFGPLPEIVFCKYTKQILQGIAYLHKNCVVHRDIKGNNVMLMPNGVIKLIDFGCAKRLAWVSLSGTHSEMLKSVHGTPYWMAPEVINESGYGRKSDIWSIGCTVFEMATGKPPLASMDRLAAMFYIGAYRGLMPSLPDHFSGKAADFVHVCLTRNQHERPSALQLLQHPFMKGRQ; from the exons ATGGATAACTATTACAAATGCTCCGGAGACTTGAAAGAACAAGCAAGTGaagtaaaattaaaatgcagtgaAGCTGATGTAAGTATTAAAACTGAGCAGGCTGACTTTGAAAAATATCAGCTTTCAATAACCTTTGAAAATTCAGATATTGTGAACACAGCCAGTGTTTTTGATGACAGTCATGCTTACTTCAACTCAAGTGAAGTGACAAACACCAAAGAGAACTGTGAAATATTTGCAGGTCAGTGTCCTGCATCAAGCAATGCAGACAGTGTAAGAGCTGGAAACCGCAAGAGAGATTTAGCACCAAGGAGTGCCATTAGAACTTATCTAGAGGAAGTAGATGTTTCAGGGGAGATCCCCGCTCATAGTTGGTGTGCGGATGTAGACACTGTGAATGCTGTGCTTGAAAATCATGGTTTAGACTCAAGCTGCAAAAATGAAGTAGTAGAATCATATCGTATGCTAGAAGATAAATCTGTAACTAAAATCATTCCTCACTTTTCTGCTGGGAAAACAGAAAACAGTGTTTCTCCAGTAGTCTTTGGAACAACTGAAAAAGTAGCAATTTCAGAAGCAACGGAAACAAAAATCAATAAACTGGTACCTCTTGTCCATATTACACTATCTGAACATGAGCCACCTAGGACACCACAGGTTGCCAAATGTCCCACCAGAAAAAAGGATGTCATCCGTAGCATGCCTCCTGATGTGAGTTACAGCTTCAACATACTTGCTTACAAAGAAaatgacaataaaataaaaactaatagAAATAAATCTGCTTCAAAGACTAAAATGAGTAGCAAAGTACCTCAAGATTTCTCTGTTTCTGATGAGAGTTCCACAAAATGTAACACACACAATACCAATCTCAAGAACCAGATTTTCCCTTCTGTAGGACTGTCTCATGTGGAATCTGAGGCTTCCTCAAAACTTCATAAAAAAAGACCTCAGATGAAGAACTACCATGTTCTTCAGAGTGCTCAGAAATCTAAAAAGCAAATATTTCCTTATATCTGCAAAAGTTCAAGCAGCTTAAAGAAACATGTTACTCCACTTTCTGTTCCACGAACACAGCCTGCCTCAGATTTCTTGAATCTGAAATATAGTGACATGTTCAAGGAAATAAATTCAAATGACAAAGGCCCAGGGATTTATGAAATGTTTGGGACTCCTGTATATTCCCAAGTGCGTGGACTCGGTCAACATGAAAGCAGATTTTACAGGGAAGTTTGTTTTGCTCCACCTGGGAGATACACTGCTAATAAACGTAAATCTAACTGCACTAATGAGAGAGACAGCAGCAGAATAAGAAGCACCCAGAAAAGAACACATTCTAAACCCAAGAACACAATTGCCATTAAACAAAAGCACAAAGACTTAACACCAAAAGACAGAAGTTCTGAGTTAAGAGATAGCAACACGGAGCTGGATGATGTTGTAATAATTTCTGGTCCAGATTGGCaaataaagacttcaaggagcatgCCATTGTTTGATGAAGATGAAGGTCAGCAGTTTCTGTTTTTGGAGGAGTTTTCACAATTcactaaacaaaatgaaataattctAAATTCAAACTTGTCAACTATTAAAGAAGTCCCTTTGGAGCAGTCTTCAGATAATAGAGATGTGGCTAACAATCAGATACTTGCAACCAATGTCCATAATTTTTGGCAGGTTGATGATAAACATCATTCAGAATGTGTTGCTTTAGTGAGCAGTTTACTAACAACAGATCAGAATAACAAGTGTGTAGTCAAAGGAAGAGTGGATATGGATGACTCCATGAATCTGGAAGCAAACCAGAACTTCTGCAAATCTATAGATAAATATGAAGCACTGTTTGCATTGTCTTTTCCAGACAGAGCAGACTGTGCATCTTCTCAACGAAAACTAGATCAGAGTTGGACACACATGTCTGAAAATAGTAATTCAGAAAATGCATCAACTCAGAAGCCAACAAACCAGACTTTAAATGCTGTAAGCCCAGTTTTCCAGACTTATCAAAACATTCTGGACTGTGCAGATAATGAAGAACTGACTGATGAGTTGCTTTGTTGCCTGGCGGCAGAGCTGCTAGCACTTGATGAAAAAGATACTGCCTCTTCCAGAATACCTACAAAGAATACAGGTTCTAAAACACAAAATGTATTTGCTAACGAAGAAAGAGGCAGTGTGAATGAAGATGACAAAGTAGTAGCAATTGCAGAGGAACAG AGTTACAGTAAAGCTTTCCTGGCACcaaagagggaaagtgacttgttGAACTTCAACGAATCTACTGCATTTCCAGAAAGCAGTCTAGGTCATAAGGATCCTATCACATGGACTAGAGGTGAAATCCTTGGAAAGGGAGCCTATGGCACT GTGTACTGTGGTCTGACAAGCCAGGGACAATTAATAGCAGTGAAACAAGTTGCTTTGGATACCTCAGATAAAGTCACtacagaaaaggagtaccagAAGTTGCAAGAAGAAGTTGACCTGTTGAAAACACTAAAGCATATCAACATTGTAACCTATTTAGGAACATGTTTAAAAGATAACATTGTAAGCATTTTCATGGAGTTTGTTCCTGGTGGCTCAATTTCTAGTATTATTAATCGTTTTGGGCCATTGCCAGAAATTGTCTTTTGTAAATATACAAAACAAATTCTACAAGGGATTGCATATTTACATAAAAACTGTGTGGTACACAGAGATATCAAAGGCAATAATGTTATGCTTATGCCAAATGGTGTAATAAAGCTGATTGACTTTGGATGTGCAAAGCGTTTAGCATGGGTAAGCCTGAGTGGCACACACAGTGAAATGCTCAAGTCTGTGCATGGGACTCCATATTGGATGGCACCAGAAGTAATAAATGAATCTGGATATGGAAGAAAATCAGACATCTGGAGTATTGGATGCACCGTATTTGAGATGGCAACGGGTAAACCACCTCTGGCTTCAATGGATAGGCTAGCAGCTATGTTTTACATTGGAGCCTATAGAGGACTGATGCCTTCTTTACCTGACCATTTCTCAGGAAAAGCAGCAGACTTTGTCCATGTATGCTTAACCAG AAATCAACATGAGCGTCCATCTGCTCTACAACTGCTGCAGCATCCCTTCATGAAGGGAAGACAATGA
- the MAP3K19 gene encoding mitogen-activated protein kinase kinase kinase 19 isoform X1 — translation MDNYYKCSGDLKEQASEVKLKCSEADVSIKTEQADFEKYQLSITFENSDIVNTASVFDDSHAYFNSSEVTNTKENCEIFAGQCPASSNADSVRAGNRKRDLAPRSAIRTYLEEVDVSGEIPAHSWCADVDTVNAVLENHGLDSSCKNEVVESYRMLEDKSVTKIIPHFSAGKTENSVSPVVFGTTEKVAISEATETKINKLVPLVHITLSEHEPPRTPQVAKCPTRKKDVIRSMPPDVSYSFNILAYKENDNKIKTNRNKSASKTKMSSKVPQDFSVSDESSTKCNTHNTNLKNQIFPSVGLSHVESEASSKLHKKRPQMKNYHVLQSAQKSKKQIFPYICKSSSSLKKHVTPLSVPRTQPASDFLNLKYSDMFKEINSNDKGPGIYEMFGTPVYSQVRGLGQHESRFYREVCFAPPGRYTANKRKSNCTNERDSSRIRSTQKRTHSKPKNTIAIKQKHKDLTPKDRSSELRDSNTELDDVVIISGPDWQIKTSRSMPLFDEDEGQQFLFLEEFSQFTKQNEIILNSNLSTIKEVPLEQSSDNRDVANNQILATNVHNFWQVDDKHHSECVALVSSLLTTDQNNKCVVKGRVDMDDSMNLEANQNFCKSIDKYEALFALSFPDRADCASSQRKLDQSWTHMSENSNSENASTQKPTNQTLNAVSPVFQTYQNILDCADNEELTDELLCCLAAELLALDEKDTASSRIPTKNTGSKTQNVFANEERGSVNEDDKVVAIAEEQQSYSKAFLAPKRESDLLNFNESTAFPESSLGHKDPITWTRGEILGKGAYGTVYCGLTSQGQLIAVKQVALDTSDKVTTEKEYQKLQEEVDLLKTLKHINIVTYLGTCLKDNIVSIFMEFVPGGSISSIINRFGPLPEIVFCKYTKQILQGIAYLHKNCVVHRDIKGNNVMLMPNGVIKLIDFGCAKRLAWVSLSGTHSEMLKSVHGTPYWMAPEVINESGYGRKSDIWSIGCTVFEMATGKPPLASMDRLAAMFYIGAYRGLMPSLPDHFSGKAADFVHVCLTRNQHERPSALQLLQHPFMKGRQ, via the exons ATGGATAACTATTACAAATGCTCCGGAGACTTGAAAGAACAAGCAAGTGaagtaaaattaaaatgcagtgaAGCTGATGTAAGTATTAAAACTGAGCAGGCTGACTTTGAAAAATATCAGCTTTCAATAACCTTTGAAAATTCAGATATTGTGAACACAGCCAGTGTTTTTGATGACAGTCATGCTTACTTCAACTCAAGTGAAGTGACAAACACCAAAGAGAACTGTGAAATATTTGCAGGTCAGTGTCCTGCATCAAGCAATGCAGACAGTGTAAGAGCTGGAAACCGCAAGAGAGATTTAGCACCAAGGAGTGCCATTAGAACTTATCTAGAGGAAGTAGATGTTTCAGGGGAGATCCCCGCTCATAGTTGGTGTGCGGATGTAGACACTGTGAATGCTGTGCTTGAAAATCATGGTTTAGACTCAAGCTGCAAAAATGAAGTAGTAGAATCATATCGTATGCTAGAAGATAAATCTGTAACTAAAATCATTCCTCACTTTTCTGCTGGGAAAACAGAAAACAGTGTTTCTCCAGTAGTCTTTGGAACAACTGAAAAAGTAGCAATTTCAGAAGCAACGGAAACAAAAATCAATAAACTGGTACCTCTTGTCCATATTACACTATCTGAACATGAGCCACCTAGGACACCACAGGTTGCCAAATGTCCCACCAGAAAAAAGGATGTCATCCGTAGCATGCCTCCTGATGTGAGTTACAGCTTCAACATACTTGCTTACAAAGAAaatgacaataaaataaaaactaatagAAATAAATCTGCTTCAAAGACTAAAATGAGTAGCAAAGTACCTCAAGATTTCTCTGTTTCTGATGAGAGTTCCACAAAATGTAACACACACAATACCAATCTCAAGAACCAGATTTTCCCTTCTGTAGGACTGTCTCATGTGGAATCTGAGGCTTCCTCAAAACTTCATAAAAAAAGACCTCAGATGAAGAACTACCATGTTCTTCAGAGTGCTCAGAAATCTAAAAAGCAAATATTTCCTTATATCTGCAAAAGTTCAAGCAGCTTAAAGAAACATGTTACTCCACTTTCTGTTCCACGAACACAGCCTGCCTCAGATTTCTTGAATCTGAAATATAGTGACATGTTCAAGGAAATAAATTCAAATGACAAAGGCCCAGGGATTTATGAAATGTTTGGGACTCCTGTATATTCCCAAGTGCGTGGACTCGGTCAACATGAAAGCAGATTTTACAGGGAAGTTTGTTTTGCTCCACCTGGGAGATACACTGCTAATAAACGTAAATCTAACTGCACTAATGAGAGAGACAGCAGCAGAATAAGAAGCACCCAGAAAAGAACACATTCTAAACCCAAGAACACAATTGCCATTAAACAAAAGCACAAAGACTTAACACCAAAAGACAGAAGTTCTGAGTTAAGAGATAGCAACACGGAGCTGGATGATGTTGTAATAATTTCTGGTCCAGATTGGCaaataaagacttcaaggagcatgCCATTGTTTGATGAAGATGAAGGTCAGCAGTTTCTGTTTTTGGAGGAGTTTTCACAATTcactaaacaaaatgaaataattctAAATTCAAACTTGTCAACTATTAAAGAAGTCCCTTTGGAGCAGTCTTCAGATAATAGAGATGTGGCTAACAATCAGATACTTGCAACCAATGTCCATAATTTTTGGCAGGTTGATGATAAACATCATTCAGAATGTGTTGCTTTAGTGAGCAGTTTACTAACAACAGATCAGAATAACAAGTGTGTAGTCAAAGGAAGAGTGGATATGGATGACTCCATGAATCTGGAAGCAAACCAGAACTTCTGCAAATCTATAGATAAATATGAAGCACTGTTTGCATTGTCTTTTCCAGACAGAGCAGACTGTGCATCTTCTCAACGAAAACTAGATCAGAGTTGGACACACATGTCTGAAAATAGTAATTCAGAAAATGCATCAACTCAGAAGCCAACAAACCAGACTTTAAATGCTGTAAGCCCAGTTTTCCAGACTTATCAAAACATTCTGGACTGTGCAGATAATGAAGAACTGACTGATGAGTTGCTTTGTTGCCTGGCGGCAGAGCTGCTAGCACTTGATGAAAAAGATACTGCCTCTTCCAGAATACCTACAAAGAATACAGGTTCTAAAACACAAAATGTATTTGCTAACGAAGAAAGAGGCAGTGTGAATGAAGATGACAAAGTAGTAGCAATTGCAGAGGAACAG CAGAGTTACAGTAAAGCTTTCCTGGCACcaaagagggaaagtgacttgttGAACTTCAACGAATCTACTGCATTTCCAGAAAGCAGTCTAGGTCATAAGGATCCTATCACATGGACTAGAGGTGAAATCCTTGGAAAGGGAGCCTATGGCACT GTGTACTGTGGTCTGACAAGCCAGGGACAATTAATAGCAGTGAAACAAGTTGCTTTGGATACCTCAGATAAAGTCACtacagaaaaggagtaccagAAGTTGCAAGAAGAAGTTGACCTGTTGAAAACACTAAAGCATATCAACATTGTAACCTATTTAGGAACATGTTTAAAAGATAACATTGTAAGCATTTTCATGGAGTTTGTTCCTGGTGGCTCAATTTCTAGTATTATTAATCGTTTTGGGCCATTGCCAGAAATTGTCTTTTGTAAATATACAAAACAAATTCTACAAGGGATTGCATATTTACATAAAAACTGTGTGGTACACAGAGATATCAAAGGCAATAATGTTATGCTTATGCCAAATGGTGTAATAAAGCTGATTGACTTTGGATGTGCAAAGCGTTTAGCATGGGTAAGCCTGAGTGGCACACACAGTGAAATGCTCAAGTCTGTGCATGGGACTCCATATTGGATGGCACCAGAAGTAATAAATGAATCTGGATATGGAAGAAAATCAGACATCTGGAGTATTGGATGCACCGTATTTGAGATGGCAACGGGTAAACCACCTCTGGCTTCAATGGATAGGCTAGCAGCTATGTTTTACATTGGAGCCTATAGAGGACTGATGCCTTCTTTACCTGACCATTTCTCAGGAAAAGCAGCAGACTTTGTCCATGTATGCTTAACCAG AAATCAACATGAGCGTCCATCTGCTCTACAACTGCTGCAGCATCCCTTCATGAAGGGAAGACAATGA